One genomic window of Rhodanobacteraceae bacterium includes the following:
- a CDS encoding PepSY domain-containing protein: MAAEIRSTGAYARLWRWHFYAAFLVIPFVLWQGTSGLVVLWSQEIGDALWPALRVVQSAEQPASLDAQRAAAQALAGSAAMRTIRVSADPRRSTEFLFDTPGGLPQPVYVDPGSGAALGAIPASHWLPGLTRKLHGGWPLGDPGSWLLELGAGWALAMALSGLYLWWPRGRKGLAGTLYPRLRGGTRVFWRDVHAVAGVWIAGLLVLFLLTALPWTAFWGEQILRPLQRASGQAAPAALNPMLWSTTAAGPDLPLQRVVEIARAEGLAGTLEIQPRAHPLPVTVTERRGRASEERVLQIDRVSGEVRARVGWADYASLPRIVATGVDLHEGTFLGRANQWLNTALVLTLYWLAISGAIGWYRRRPAAGLGAPPRSHAPLPASVRAGAVGVCVLMPLLGLSVLLLAAFDAAWLAFRRSQPA; this comes from the coding sequence ATGGCCGCCGAGATCCGCTCGACCGGTGCCTACGCGCGGCTCTGGCGCTGGCATTTCTACGCCGCCTTCCTGGTGATCCCCTTCGTGCTGTGGCAGGGCACCAGCGGGTTGGTGGTGCTGTGGTCGCAGGAAATCGGCGACGCCCTGTGGCCGGCCTTGCGCGTGGTGCAGTCGGCGGAGCAACCGGCGTCGCTGGATGCGCAACGGGCCGCGGCGCAGGCGCTTGCCGGTTCCGCCGCCATGCGCACCATCCGGGTGTCCGCCGATCCGCGGCGCAGCACCGAGTTCCTGTTCGACACGCCGGGCGGACTGCCGCAGCCGGTGTACGTGGACCCGGGCAGCGGCGCGGCGCTGGGCGCCATCCCGGCCAGCCATTGGCTGCCCGGGCTGACGCGTAAGCTGCACGGCGGCTGGCCGCTCGGAGATCCCGGCTCCTGGCTGCTGGAGCTGGGGGCCGGCTGGGCCCTGGCGATGGCCTTGAGCGGGCTCTACCTGTGGTGGCCGCGCGGCCGCAAGGGGCTGGCCGGCACCCTGTACCCGCGCCTGCGCGGCGGTACCCGGGTTTTCTGGCGCGATGTGCATGCGGTCGCCGGCGTGTGGATCGCCGGCCTGCTGGTGCTGTTCCTGCTGACCGCGCTGCCGTGGACCGCCTTCTGGGGCGAGCAGATCCTGCGCCCGCTGCAGCGCGCCAGCGGCCAGGCCGCGCCCGCGGCCCTGAACCCGATGTTGTGGTCCACCACGGCAGCCGGGCCCGATCTTCCTCTGCAGCGGGTTGTCGAGATCGCACGCGCCGAAGGACTGGCCGGGACCCTGGAAATCCAGCCACGCGCGCACCCGCTGCCGGTCACCGTCACCGAACGCCGCGGCCGTGCCAGCGAGGAACGCGTGCTGCAGATCGACCGGGTCAGCGGCGAGGTGCGTGCGCGGGTCGGCTGGGCCGACTACGCCAGCTTGCCGCGCATCGTCGCAACCGGGGTCGACCTGCACGAGGGCACTTTCCTCGGTCGCGCCAACCAGTGGCTGAACACCGCGCTGGTGCTGACCCTGTACTGGCTGGCGATCAGCGGCGCGATCGGCTGGTACCGGCGCCGGCCCGCGGCTGGCCTCGGCGCGCCGCCGCGCAGCCACGCACCCTTGCCGGCCAGCGTGCGCGCGGGCGCAGTCGGCGTGTGCGTGCTGATGCCGCTGCTCGGACTGTCCGTGCTGCTGCTGGCCGCATTCGATGCCGCCTGGCTCGCATTCCGCAGGTCGCAGCCGGCCTGA
- a CDS encoding TonB-dependent receptor, which yields MRRGLPLAIACALAQPAAAFAATADGADAADADAARGPRQQLGTVTVKGAQPSSLPTQIPTTMEGIRGDEVERRINAIDSEDALKYFPSLLVRKRYIGDYDHAVLATRASGTGNSARSLVYADGILLSNLLGNGASFTPRWGLVTPEEIARVDVLYGPFSAAYPGNSVGAVVDYVTRMPEAFEAHAKIGYQHQRHRLYRIDEDYASWQSSASVGNRSGAFAWWLNLSRLDSEGHPLTFANRLVSAGVPGGSGTPVSGAVAGRDPRNRPWWLLSAGNAIDTVQDHAKFKAAYDFAEDLRLSYVYGWWHNDAFRDSTSFLYDAAGQPVYSGNVVIDGSRYALNAADISLQRQDLQHAIHGLSLKRSSGEAFDFQLAASRYDYQRDLTRSPTVARPQADSGGAGRIADSDGTGWDTLSASGVWRPDGAHVVEFGLQRDSHELRTSVFNTSDWLRGGAETRFSAFRGDTRLTSLYLQDTWQIADDWVGTAGLRQERWRADNGQIANASQTLAFAARSESDFSPKLALAWQFASDWSLQGSLGRAIRYPTVSELYQGSISTNVIVNNDPNLKPERSWTAELSARRALAEGSLRTTLFYERTEDALYSQTNVSVTPNVTNIQNVDRIRTRGVELAWNSERVWVDGLSLTASLTFAQSIITRNDNFPASVGQWQPRVPRWRANLLAGYRLADDWDFTLGARYSGRQYNTLDNSDPNGHAYTGTSSFFVADARLRWQASENWSAAFGIDNLGDRTYWAFHPYAQRTYALELRYDWF from the coding sequence ATGCGCCGGGGCCTGCCCCTGGCGATTGCCTGCGCCCTGGCGCAGCCCGCCGCTGCTTTCGCTGCCACCGCCGACGGCGCCGACGCCGCCGATGCAGACGCCGCGCGCGGCCCGCGCCAGCAACTCGGCACCGTGACCGTCAAGGGCGCGCAACCCAGCTCGCTGCCGACCCAGATTCCGACCACCATGGAAGGCATCCGCGGCGACGAGGTCGAGCGGCGGATCAACGCCATCGACAGCGAGGACGCGCTCAAGTACTTCCCCAGCCTGCTGGTGCGCAAGCGCTACATCGGCGACTACGACCATGCGGTGCTCGCCACGCGCGCTTCCGGCACCGGCAACAGCGCGCGCTCGCTGGTCTACGCCGACGGCATCCTGCTCTCCAACCTGCTCGGCAATGGCGCCAGTTTCACGCCGCGCTGGGGCCTGGTGACGCCCGAGGAGATCGCGCGCGTCGATGTGCTCTACGGGCCCTTCTCGGCCGCCTATCCCGGCAACTCGGTGGGCGCGGTCGTCGACTACGTCACGCGCATGCCGGAGGCATTCGAGGCGCACGCCAAGATCGGCTACCAGCACCAGCGCCACCGCCTCTACCGCATCGATGAGGACTACGCCTCCTGGCAGTCGAGCGCCTCGGTCGGCAATCGCAGCGGCGCCTTCGCCTGGTGGCTGAACCTGAGTCGCCTGGACAGTGAAGGGCACCCGCTGACCTTCGCCAACCGCCTGGTCAGCGCGGGCGTGCCCGGCGGCAGCGGCACCCCGGTCAGCGGCGCGGTCGCCGGGCGCGATCCGCGCAACCGCCCGTGGTGGCTGCTGTCCGCCGGCAATGCGATCGACACCGTGCAGGACCACGCCAAGTTCAAGGCCGCCTACGACTTCGCCGAGGACCTGCGGCTGTCCTATGTCTACGGCTGGTGGCACAACGATGCCTTCCGCGATTCGACGAGTTTCCTCTACGACGCCGCCGGGCAGCCGGTCTACAGCGGCAATGTGGTGATCGACGGCAGCCGCTATGCGCTCAACGCAGCCGACATCTCGCTGCAGCGACAGGACCTGCAGCACGCCATCCACGGGCTCTCGCTGAAGCGCAGCAGCGGCGAGGCTTTCGACTTCCAGCTCGCCGCCAGCCGCTACGACTACCAGCGCGATCTCACGCGCTCGCCCACGGTGGCGCGCCCGCAGGCGGACAGCGGTGGCGCCGGGCGCATCGCCGACAGCGATGGCACCGGCTGGGACACCCTGTCTGCGAGTGGCGTGTGGCGCCCGGACGGCGCGCACGTGGTCGAGTTCGGCCTGCAGCGCGACAGCCATGAGTTGCGCACCTCGGTGTTCAACACCTCGGACTGGCTGCGCGGCGGCGCGGAAACGCGCTTCTCCGCCTTCCGCGGCGACACCCGGCTGACCAGCCTGTACCTGCAGGACACCTGGCAGATCGCCGATGACTGGGTGGGTACCGCCGGCCTGCGCCAGGAGCGCTGGCGCGCCGACAATGGCCAGATCGCCAACGCCAGCCAGACCCTCGCCTTCGCTGCGCGCAGCGAGAGCGATTTCTCGCCCAAGCTGGCGCTGGCCTGGCAGTTCGCCAGCGACTGGTCGCTGCAGGGCTCGCTCGGCCGCGCGATCCGCTACCCGACCGTCAGCGAGCTCTACCAGGGCAGCATCTCCACCAACGTCATCGTCAACAACGACCCCAACCTGAAGCCGGAGCGTTCCTGGACGGCCGAGTTGTCGGCGCGCCGCGCGCTCGCAGAAGGCAGCCTGCGGACCACGCTGTTCTACGAGCGCACCGAGGACGCGCTGTACTCGCAGACCAATGTCTCGGTGACGCCGAACGTGACCAACATCCAGAACGTCGATCGCATCCGCACCCGCGGCGTCGAACTGGCCTGGAACAGCGAGCGGGTCTGGGTCGACGGGCTTTCGCTGACCGCCAGCCTGACCTTCGCGCAATCGATCATCACGCGCAACGACAACTTCCCGGCCAGCGTCGGCCAGTGGCAACCGCGTGTGCCGCGTTGGCGCGCCAACCTACTGGCCGGCTACCGCCTCGCCGACGACTGGGACTTCACGCTCGGTGCGCGCTACAGCGGGCGCCAGTACAACACCCTGGACAACAGCGATCCCAACGGTCACGCCTACACCGGCACCAGCAGCTTCTTCGTCGCCGACGCGCGCCTGCGCTGGCAGGCCAGCGAGAACTGGAGCGCCGCCTTCGGCATTGACAACCTGGGCGACCGCACCTACTGGGCCTTCCACCCCTACGCCCAGCGCACCTACGCGCTGGAACTGCGCTACGACTGGTTCTGA
- a CDS encoding TonB-dependent receptor gives MRLKLHPLAAALAVLVSPVAFAGPDPSTLDAITVEGARPSELPSARVLDPKALVGSRGADTAASLRELPGVSAYGAGGVSSLPAIRGLADDRLRIQVDGTDLVATCPNHMNPPLSYVAPAQVAVVKVYAGITPVSVGGDSIGGSIVLETAPPRFAIEGEELVHGGELASYFRSNGDAFGVDAAFTLASEQFHLGYTGALAEADNYTAGGDFKRTMSTGRDGHTLPLDEVGSSAYRTRNHQLTAGWRSGAHLVDARIGLQDMPFQNYPNQRMDLTDNRAERINLHYRGEYSGMTLDARVWHEDVAHAMDFGADKRFWYGMASNVPGSMSEGRPCSPISYTCAAGMPMLSDSINNGGKLAAEFALGGKDLLRIGGELHAYRLQDYWPASGGGMWPGAFVNINDGERDRSAIYGEWEGSFGERWTHLVGLRFERVSTDAGDVRGYDTDPAPPGSYMMTAAEAAAFNARPHDRSDDNWDLTALARYQPGETFAVEFGIARKTRSPNLYERYTWSSWSMAAGMNNTVGDGNGYVGNLDLVPETAYTASASFDWHATDAAWRVRVSPWITHVDDYIDAVRLTNTANAFNVLRYANQGARLHGVDVDARFELGDTDAGRFALDAVAGWTRGRNRDTNDDLYQIMPLNARLALRHTLGAWDNALELVGVSRKDRTSAVRNEIATPGYGLVNLRVGYTVGQWRFDAGVENAFDRLYRLPQGGAYLGQGATMMLNGVPYGIAVPGMGRNWYAGVRVTF, from the coding sequence ATGCGTCTCAAATTGCATCCGTTGGCGGCCGCCTTGGCGGTCCTGGTCTCTCCGGTCGCTTTCGCCGGGCCCGATCCATCGACGCTCGACGCGATCACGGTGGAAGGCGCGCGGCCTTCCGAACTGCCCAGCGCGCGGGTACTGGACCCCAAGGCCCTGGTGGGCAGCCGCGGTGCCGACACCGCCGCTTCGCTGCGCGAGCTGCCGGGCGTCAGTGCCTATGGTGCGGGCGGCGTGTCCAGCCTGCCGGCGATCCGCGGCCTGGCCGACGACCGCCTGCGCATCCAGGTCGACGGCACCGACTTGGTCGCCACGTGCCCCAATCACATGAATCCGCCGCTGTCCTACGTGGCGCCAGCACAGGTGGCGGTGGTCAAGGTCTATGCCGGCATCACGCCGGTCAGCGTCGGTGGCGACAGCATTGGCGGCAGCATCGTGCTCGAGACCGCACCGCCGCGCTTCGCCATCGAGGGAGAAGAGCTGGTCCATGGCGGGGAGTTGGCCAGCTACTTCCGCAGCAACGGCGATGCATTTGGCGTGGATGCCGCGTTCACCCTCGCCAGCGAGCAGTTCCACCTGGGTTACACCGGCGCGCTGGCCGAGGCCGACAACTACACCGCCGGCGGGGACTTCAAGCGGACAATGAGCACGGGGCGTGACGGCCACACCCTGCCGCTGGACGAGGTGGGATCCAGCGCCTACCGCACGCGCAACCACCAGCTGACCGCCGGTTGGCGCAGCGGCGCGCATCTCGTCGACGCGCGCATCGGCCTGCAGGACATGCCGTTCCAGAACTACCCCAACCAGCGCATGGACCTGACCGACAACCGCGCCGAGCGCATCAACCTGCATTACCGTGGTGAGTACTCGGGCATGACGCTCGATGCCCGCGTCTGGCATGAGGATGTGGCGCATGCGATGGACTTCGGTGCGGACAAGCGCTTCTGGTACGGCATGGCCTCGAACGTGCCCGGCAGCATGAGCGAGGGCCGGCCCTGCAGCCCGATCTCCTACACCTGCGCCGCCGGCATGCCGATGCTGAGCGACAGCATCAACAACGGCGGCAAGCTGGCGGCGGAATTCGCGCTGGGCGGCAAGGACCTGCTGCGCATCGGCGGCGAGTTGCACGCCTACCGTTTGCAGGACTACTGGCCGGCCTCGGGCGGCGGCATGTGGCCGGGCGCCTTCGTCAACATCAACGATGGCGAGCGCGACCGCAGCGCGATCTATGGCGAGTGGGAAGGCAGCTTCGGCGAGCGCTGGACCCATCTGGTCGGACTGCGCTTCGAGCGCGTCAGCACGGATGCCGGCGATGTGCGCGGCTACGACACCGATCCCGCGCCGCCGGGCTCGTACATGATGACCGCCGCGGAGGCCGCTGCGTTCAATGCGCGCCCGCACGACCGCAGCGACGACAACTGGGACCTGACCGCGCTCGCGCGCTACCAGCCCGGCGAGACCTTTGCCGTGGAGTTCGGCATCGCGCGCAAGACCCGCTCGCCCAATCTCTACGAGCGCTACACCTGGTCGAGCTGGTCGATGGCCGCGGGCATGAACAACACTGTCGGCGACGGCAACGGCTATGTCGGCAACCTGGACCTGGTGCCGGAAACCGCCTACACCGCTTCCGCCAGTTTCGACTGGCATGCAACGGACGCCGCCTGGCGGGTGCGCGTGTCGCCGTGGATCACCCATGTGGACGACTACATCGACGCCGTGCGCCTGACCAATACGGCGAACGCCTTCAACGTGCTGCGTTACGCCAACCAGGGCGCGCGCCTGCATGGGGTGGATGTCGACGCCCGGTTCGAGCTTGGCGACACCGACGCCGGCCGCTTCGCCCTCGATGCAGTCGCCGGCTGGACCCGCGGGCGCAACCGCGATACCAACGACGACCTCTACCAGATCATGCCGCTCAACGCGCGCCTGGCGCTGCGGCATACGCTCGGCGCCTGGGACAACGCGCTGGAACTGGTCGGCGTGAGCCGCAAGGACCGCACCAGCGCCGTGCGCAACGAGATCGCCACGCCCGGCTATGGCCTGGTCAACCTGCGCGTGGGCTACACCGTCGGCCAATGGCGCTTCGACGCCGGCGTCGAGAACGCCTTCGATCGCCTCTACCGCCTGCCGCAGGGCGGCGCCTACCTCGGCCAGGGCGCCACGATGATGCTCAACGGCGTACCCTACGGTATCGCCGTCCCCGGGATGGGGCGCAACTGGTATGCCGGTGTGCGGGTGACGTTCTGA
- a CDS encoding response regulator: MNDVLIVDDDSVWAGQLARSLARRGYRTRIAHDGAAALAAARAEVPDAALLDLRLAEGSGLPLIAPLRELSEDMSIVLLTGYASVATAVEAIKRGADDYLPKPASIDAILRAIEGGPAEPEDEAPLPEHMLPLRRLEWEHIQQALTACEGNVSAAARMLGMHRRSLQRKLAKRPVSERPRD; encoded by the coding sequence ATGAACGATGTGCTGATCGTGGACGACGACAGTGTCTGGGCCGGGCAACTGGCGCGCTCGCTGGCACGTCGCGGCTATCGCACGCGGATTGCCCACGACGGTGCAGCCGCGCTCGCCGCGGCGCGCGCCGAGGTCCCCGATGCCGCGCTGCTCGATCTGCGCTTGGCCGAGGGCTCCGGCCTGCCGCTGATCGCGCCCTTGCGAGAGCTGTCCGAGGACATGAGCATCGTGCTGCTGACCGGCTACGCCAGCGTCGCCACCGCGGTCGAGGCGATCAAGCGCGGCGCCGATGACTACCTGCCCAAGCCTGCGAGCATCGACGCGATCCTGCGCGCGATCGAGGGCGGCCCGGCGGAACCCGAGGACGAAGCCCCGTTGCCCGAGCACATGCTGCCGCTGCGGCGGCTCGAATGGGAGCACATCCAGCAGGCGCTGACCGCCTGCGAGGGCAATGTCTCGGCCGCCGCGCGGATGCTCGGCATGCACCGGCGCAGCCTGCAGCGCAAGCTCGCCAAGCGCCCGGTGTCCGAACGCCCGCGCGACTGA
- a CDS encoding sensor histidine kinase has translation MLRTQVDARFLRLLMLLRWVAVAGQSLAILAATRGLGVPLAQAPLWAGVAVLAAFNLVLTLRPPAAPATPRQALVHLGGDILQLTLVIGFSGGATNPFVSLFLVPIALATLALPVRTILVVAVLATLGYAGAAWLGPPLPHVHGLAGLFDLHLAGMAVNFLLTAVVFVAALTRLAALRDERERELALLRERQARDEGILGLATHAAAMAHSLNTPLATLTLLLDDLAEDLSPQPDLRAEAQRAQELVAVCRDHVRELAAAADPGRQRVLPLSVWIDELVARWELLRPEIQLQRRIELPRVSVRADPAVAHLLQALLDNAADASRERGRERVDLVLRLEADALLGEIADEGLGAPAEGRAPLPYRSDKQHGLGVGLALSHATVDRLGGRLELKPGRGGSVAQFRLPLAALRSGLEDA, from the coding sequence CGCCTGTTGATGCTGCTGCGCTGGGTGGCCGTCGCCGGGCAATCGCTGGCTATCCTCGCCGCGACGCGCGGCCTCGGCGTTCCCTTGGCACAAGCGCCGCTGTGGGCCGGTGTGGCGGTCCTCGCGGCCTTCAATCTCGTGCTGACGCTGCGGCCGCCGGCGGCACCCGCCACACCGCGCCAGGCGCTGGTCCACCTGGGCGGCGACATCCTCCAGCTCACGCTCGTGATTGGATTCAGCGGCGGCGCCACCAATCCCTTCGTTTCCCTGTTCCTGGTGCCGATCGCGCTCGCCACGCTGGCGCTGCCGGTGCGCACCATCCTGGTCGTCGCGGTCCTCGCCACCCTGGGTTATGCCGGAGCCGCCTGGCTGGGCCCGCCGCTGCCGCATGTACACGGATTGGCCGGGTTGTTCGATTTGCACCTGGCCGGCATGGCCGTGAACTTCCTGCTGACCGCGGTGGTCTTCGTGGCGGCGCTGACCCGGCTGGCCGCACTGCGCGACGAGCGCGAGCGCGAACTGGCCTTGCTGCGCGAGCGCCAGGCGCGCGATGAGGGCATCCTGGGCCTGGCGACCCACGCGGCGGCCATGGCGCATTCGCTGAACACGCCGCTGGCGACCCTGACTCTGCTGCTGGACGACCTGGCCGAAGACCTGTCGCCGCAGCCGGACCTGCGCGCCGAGGCCCAGCGCGCGCAGGAGCTGGTGGCGGTCTGCCGCGATCATGTGCGCGAACTGGCGGCTGCGGCGGATCCTGGCCGGCAGCGCGTGCTGCCGCTGTCCGTCTGGATCGACGAGCTGGTCGCACGCTGGGAACTGTTGCGTCCCGAGATCCAGTTGCAGCGGCGGATCGAGCTGCCGCGCGTGTCCGTGCGCGCCGACCCGGCCGTCGCCCACCTGCTGCAGGCCCTGCTCGACAACGCCGCCGACGCCAGCCGCGAACGCGGGCGCGAACGGGTTGACCTGGTCTTGCGCCTGGAAGCGGATGCGCTGCTCGGCGAGATCGCGGACGAAGGCCTCGGCGCACCCGCCGAAGGTCGCGCGCCGCTGCCGTACCGCTCGGACAAGCAGCATGGTCTCGGCGTCGGCCTGGCGCTCTCGCACGCGACTGTCGACCGGCTCGGCGGCCGCCTCGAACTGAAGCCCGGCCGCGGTGGATCCGTAGCACAATTCCGGCTGCCGCTTGCCGCCCTGCGCAGCGGCCTGGAGGACGCATGA